The sequence ttagcatgtgtgtgagtgtgtgattCCTGTGACTACGGCAGTAACCAAATATTCTGCATAGCTGTCAGCCTGTTTGTGCTGCCTCAGACTCCCGTCAATTTACGGaatggctttttgtttttggtgttcCCCACAATAACCTATCAAATTAAACTTGGGGTGATGCCCGAGAGAGTGGGAGATGCCTTAATGAAGGCTGAAAAATAATGAGGAGTGTTACTTtattttttcggggggggggggggggaataaagtaGAATGTGAAAGGCCGTGGGTGAGTCATGGACTATAAGCCTGTTGGGTGTTATAAAGTGCCAGAACTCTTCTCAAAATAAATTTGATCTGTGGTGAAAGCCcagtgaaaaaaaagaaatagaaaatatgttttttatttttatatcaaATGTACCACCGAATGTTCCTGAAACGTAACAATCTAATCACAAAAAAGATTCAATTTTTCAAGAATGTTTCTCCGTATTTGTTTGTAGGTGTTTGATGCATCAGAATTTGCGGCCCACCCGATGTACTCAGTCGCCCAGAGTGGCCTGGACCTCCAGCAGGTAGCTGATCTTTATTCTTCATTCCAGAATCAAGTCACATTTCTCAGATCTTAAACTGAATTGCTGAGCTCGGGGATGAGTTTTGGAGCTGTGGAGAGCTGAGCGGTGATCGCGAGCAGGGGGTGTGCGTGGCATGTCCAAATTTACTCAGCCCATCATCTGGCCTGAGGCATTGAAAACAACAGCTGAGCGTAAAGCTGCAGCTATTGTTCTACCTTGTCATAATAGCCATAACCCCTCCTGAAACACGATGCCGTCACACACCATCACCACAGCGCTGCAATCCCTTTTTTAGTCTTGCCTCATCCTGCAAACACTTTGGCTTTCGGGAATATGCTTCCCGCGACAGCGAGGGCAGATAGCGTCATGTTATCAATATGGAAACAGCATAATCTTAACCTTCAAACTCTAAATCTAATTGTCGGCGATAAAATATAAAGAGTTCACAATTTAGATAACTCATGCTGTTATTGACAGGATAATTGTGAGTAATTTGTGCTGTTTTTGTGCGTTCCTCTACGAGCACAGCTGTGTTGTACTTATGCGCTCTTCTCCAATTTGTGACCAAATAGTTCAAGATTGCACAACAGACGATATCGATGGTAGCTGGCCAGATGGCTCGAGTCAGGAGGAATTTagtttggatggatggatggatgaagacaTTGTGACAAATGACAATGAGAGAAAACAAGGGAGAAAAGGGAGTGTTGCACCGGTCAATTAATAAagattatattttaatattaaagatTGATAAACCACCAATATCTTTCATTCTGAATTTTACATTCTACCCAGCTAGGATTGttcaaataatcaaataattgtaaaatatgtCATAAAGTGAGCAAGGGTTAGCATTTCTAGATTTACTGAGTTTTAAGGTGATTATCTTCAAAAtaaaggaatttattttttcaaaattattattattgttaggATCTAATCAAGTTGTGGGTCCCAAACAACAGAAATGTACAAGCGGTTGTGCACAAACACGAATAAAGGCTACCATACAAGGCAAACGACTACCATACAATCGCAGGCCTTCACTTTACTGTACTCAGaatcaaatattttcaaaaactaaaaattaAACCAAAACTAGGATCTCTAAATGTAcaaaaatctctttttttctgatgaaaatATGCTCCACTTGCTCAATGCAGCCTCTGTATAAAGTCAGGGCTCAACTATTAATGCTCATTTCTCGTACACTGAAAAACAGGCAcgcactgacagtgaagctctCCCATTAAGGGTCAGCAGATGTATTGTCTGTGCATGATGTTTGATGGCTGTTATTTTACTTAATGCAGGATGCTGTCTTTCAGGCCTACGCTTTGCAAAACCAATATGGCATTCCACACACAGAGGTACgggtatttttgtttttgcttgttgttgtttttttatatgaacatttaataTAGTGGCTCATTGTTTAGCGTAGACTTCACAagttctgctttctgtttcacaGCTGGCCAAGCTACACCAGCTATCGATGCAGCAAGGCCTCAGCCCTATTGCCCAGCCTGCTTCGGCTATCATGCCTGGTATGTGTAGCAGTTGCGTTACGCCAGCCAGTGTTTGCTCTGGATTATATCACACTGCTCTGATAAGTGATTCAATTGAGCAAGTTGTCTTAAATAAAAGTGATTTTGCCTTTGACTCAGTTTTTCAGCCTCCTTTCAGAAACGGGAAGTGAGGCTTGCTGTCATCAGCTGCACCGATTATAACGTTCTTCTGtcagtgagggaggaggagaagaggcttTACAGCCCTTTCATAGACATTATTATGTGAAATGATATGTTCCATctaggaggaagaaaagagtgagTTCTGTGTTAAACATCAATCCATTAAAATGGAAATTAACTGCTTCACTGTGTCTTGCAAGTCCTCAGCTCAGAGCCCTATCCAGTATCTCAGTGGCagtttgtgttattattatattaggATGTCTATATCAATTTTATTCAGTCAATGCTTCTACTGTGTTTCACCAGGCATGGACTCCAATTGTCAGACATCTCAGGAGCTGCTTATTCCCAATGATGTAAGCAGAAGAAACTCCTTGTTCTGTTAATGTTTTCCTACCTgaacaaaaaaggaaacattgCTAGTCTCTCATGGATGCAACGCAGGCGCAGGCGGCGTCAGATGTGGTTGCTCCGGCGACAGAGACGTCTGCTGCGGCTTCAGAAGAGACATATTGGCATCTAACTAATTATCCTCATTATTCTAAACCTCGGCCATCCCAAGGTTAAAGGGATCATGAGCTGATATGGATCCTTTGGCGTTATTGTCTGCGTTGCACTTTCAGTGTCTTCGAGTGACTCCCAAGTGCGCTCAGTAAATCCTCTCATGTTCCCTGACCTACTTAGAGGCTGTCTGCTGTCCAAAACAGCCAAtaagaaaacagacaaaaatctTATCCCTCTCCACTTAGCCTCTGCCAGGGTTTGATGAGATGTGTCCACTGAGAGTGGAAATCACGAGGtatagattgattgatttgaaaaTAAAGTCAGCTTGGGGTTTGGCTTGTTTGGACAGAGggcaaattcattttaattgtatttattcatttatattaaCTGAGAGAAAATTATACTGtgaggtagaaaaaaaaacattgccaTTGCCAGAGAAATTGAACCATGGAATCCATAGGAATAGAATATTTAGAAAATTACATGAAAagattttcagtgttttttctacttttcagaatcagaatcagaaggtgtttattgccatttttaGTGAGGGTTTACAGACTAGGAATTTCTCTCTGTGAAGTTGTacttctggtccggatggaccgtagcctcctgcctgaggggagagggttaGTCTTTCTACCAGTGTTTTCTCACAACATTTCCCAATGTTGAGTTAAAACTTTcaaatatacatttacatttttcattttaaaagctaCACAATTTCCTAAAACATCTGGGCCAACAGCATTTAAAGGGGTTGCTTTCAGCTTTGAATTTATTAGCAGCAGAAATGTGGCTATAAAATTCACTTGAAATAAACCACAGTGTCCAAGAAAAACCAACATGTCAGGCCCTGCAGCCtaacaaaaatgtcatattaaCAGCCTTCATGCTGCATTGCAATTTATGATTTAAAACCCTTTGCTGATTCTGCCAATTTACGGTATAAACAGAGGATGAAACAACTCGGCTGATCAGGTTTCCTTAAATGCAGCTATTGTATAGACTATGGCCACAGCCCTTTAACATTTCTGAAATGCTTGAAGGCTTTCTTCCCCTAAGTAAACCCCCACACGGCGACACAATGCATCAGAGGAATGAGGGCGTCCAGTGACAGGGACAGCTGTGAGCTCCAGCCTTTGTTCCAGAAGAGAGGACTCATCGTCATGACTGAGCCTCCTCAGCCCTCAGGCCAGCAGGAGTCCGACCGCACAATCCCACTCTGTGCTCACACAGTGAACACTGGCGGAGGcttgtgcacatgcacacgcacacagttgCATTGAGAAACTGCTTGCACCCAGTCAGCAGTATGCACTGTACATCTGCGCAAGAAAGATTTAGCCAGAAGAAAAATGGCTGCAACCTCGCCATCCCATTCCTCTTACTGTGTCCTTTCAAATGACTGCCTCAGCAGGATGTGTGGAATATATAGGCCATTAAAATGAATCGGAAGGACTTTGTGTgctcaggaaaaaaataatcacgACCACAGGCATACCTTCAGCGTCTCATCCGTCATTTATTTAGCTCCGGCTGTGTTGTTATTTAAGGTTGTCCATGATGGAACGGCGTTGTCTGAGGTCATGCGCACCGTGGAGGGGCAGCCGTTGACAACTGGACTCTACTGACAGTTGCTTTAAAAGCCAGAGGAGATTCTTGGTCTCACCGGGGGGGTATTATCTGTTATTAGAAGACTATGGTGGCCATTGTCTTCAGAGTTATAAACTACCAAGCCAATAATATTCAGGCAATCGATGTCGCTGTGACACCTCAGATGTTGTGGAATACAGAATGCTTACGGGATGTTGTGTATTTCCAGTGTCAGCTGCCAGTTAAGCCTGCCagcatagacacacacacacacacacacacacacacacacaagtatttCATCATTGTCTCTTGTTATCTGTGAGTCTAACCTCGTCCCTCGGCCCTGCACTTGAGCTGATACCAAGTCCCGAGCTCCGGCTCTGCTAAATGTCTATTGCACCAACAAGGCAGGAGTCCGGGTCGGGTAATGAAAGCAGATCACGAGTGATCATGTATTTTGGAAAGCAATAAAACTTGTATTGTTGTCTAATGTACCCGCAGCAGAGGGAGCGCTCAAGTTGATGATACTGTATAATACATATCGGGATTATTTTCCCATTATATCTTCCATTAGTGCAGCAATGCGTCTGGCTGGCATGTGTTTGggaagtgattttatttttttggggggggggggggtggatgtcATCACCACTCTAAGGAATCAATAACCTTTTAGCCACTCAGATACATGAGAGGCAAATGTGCCCTCGCTCATCTCTTTCCCTGGTGCAACCACAGAAGCAATTAAGAGAGAGTCGAGGGGAAGAAGTGCTCCCGACATCTGTGATGGATGACTGATCTACTGCAAACAATATCATTGGAATAGTTGCAGTGGTCTGCATTTTCACGTCCTTTTGCTCTTTTTGTTTGAATCGCTTTCATTAGCTGCAACAGAAAACAACGAGTGTCTTTCTGTCAAATGATTTATTGAACCCATTCTGTGTACAGTTATATTCCCTGTCCTCTACGTAATCATTGATTTCCCCCATCAAGCTCATCGGTCTGTCCTGCCTCTGTTCTGCAGCTCATCGGCTCAATCATCGGCCGTCAGGGCACTAAGATCAACGAAATCAGGCAGATGTCGGGGGCTCAGATCAAGATCGGCAGCCAGCTGGACGGGACGAGCGACCGTCACGTTACCATCATGGGAACGCCAGTCAGCATCAACCTGGCCCAGTACCTCATTACCTCCTGGTAAGGCCCAGTGAGCAGCCATCTAATGAATCGCTGCAAGAGAATACTCTGCTTTAaatgggtcaaaggtcatgccATAGAGTGATAAGTGATAATGAGGTGTTTCCTTGAGCTGGTGGTAATTGGCCCAGAGGGAATAAACACAAGCCTGGTTGTATTGTGTTGACATGCAGCAGCATCCACGATACAAtatacatgaataaaaaatatttatcaagCATAATAGAAGTCCTTTTGTGCAAATAAAAGTAGCTCGTAAATTAAGAAATGAGGGAAGTACAAGTAACATACAgtgtaaatagtaaatactaaAAAAAGTAATGCTGCCTGTTTTCACAATGAGAAAGGTAGAAAGCAttattcaaaaatgtttttacattcatGGCCTTATTCTTCTACACCTGTAAATCCCCATCAAGAGCTTTAAAGAGTCTTACCCCCATTGTTGCAGCAACAGTATAATCCTCgaatctccatctccatcttctgtcctctctccatGTCTCTGCCCTCACAGTTTAGAGACAGCCAAATCCACAGCCCAGGCGACCACCATGGCAGGTCCGGTCGACCTCAACATGGCCTTCGCCCAGCAAGGCTCCCCAGCGGCCTCCCCCACACCCACCCTGGCCACTATGGGCACCCTGGCCCCAGCTCATATGCTGGGCAGTCCATATGGTGCCATGCCCCTCTCTGGCCTGCTCGGGGTGAAATCTGTGCCCTTTCTGACACTGTCCGGCCCTGCTCCTGCAATGGCCGTCACTGCAGCGCCCTCTCACAGCACTCTGGCAGCCTACACCGCTAAAATCTCCTCAGCCAACTGTATCAAAAAGCCCGAGAGACAGAAGTTTGCTCCGTACTGAGCCCCAGAGCTCTGCATCTGGAGCGTAAAATGAAGGGCAGCTGCAGCGTTAGTCCACAAATGCCTGATGTAGCCATATCCGCTGGCAGAGATGACTTTTATTCTACAATGCACCAACAGAGAAGAGACCAATGGAGATATAGCTATTAAAACTTATGTATGACATTG is a genomic window of Brachionichthys hirsutus isolate HB-005 chromosome 2, CSIRO-AGI_Bhir_v1, whole genome shotgun sequence containing:
- the LOC137909793 gene encoding poly(rC)-binding protein 4-like isoform X3 — protein: MRLPACHSHITMNCEQDFGEGGLGVTLTLRLLMHGKEVGSIIGKKGETVKRIREESSARVNISEGSCPERIITITGSTDCVFRAFTMITYKLEEDLTALVANGTISCKPPVTLRLVIPASQCGSLIGKGGAKIKEIRESTGAQIQVAGDLLPNSTERVVTISGTQDSVIQCVKLICTVILESPPKGATIPYRPSPSPAAVLIAGNQVFDASEFAAHPMYSVAQSGLDLQQAYALQNQYGIPHTELAKLHQLSMQQGLSPIAQPASAIMPGMDSNCQTSQELLIPNDLIGSIIGRQGTKINEIRQMSGAQIKIGSQLDGTSDRHVTIMGTPVSINLAQYLITSCLETAKSTAQATTMAGPVDLNMAFAQQGSPAASPTPTLATMGTLAPAHMLGSPYGAMPLSGLLGVKSVPFLTLSGPAPAMAVTAAPSHSTLAAYTAKISSANCIKKPERQKFAPY
- the LOC137909793 gene encoding poly(rC)-binding protein 4-like isoform X1, with translation MRLPACHSHITMNCEQDFGEGGLGVTLTLRLLMHGKEVGSIIGKKGETVKRIREESSARVNISEGSCPERIITITGSTDCVFRAFTMITYKLEEDLTALVANGTISCKPPVTLRLVIPASQCGSLIGKGGAKIKEIRESTGAQIQVAGDLLPNSTERVVTISGTQDSVIQCVKLICTVILESPPKGATIPYRPSPSPAAVLIAGNQVFDASEFAAHPMYSVAQSGLDLQQAYALQNQYGIPHTELAKLHQLSMQQGLSPIAQPASAIMPGMCSSCVTPASMDSNCQTSQELLIPNDLIGSIIGRQGTKINEIRQMSGAQIKIGSQLDGTSDRHVTIMGTPVSINLAQYLITSCLETAKSTAQATTMAGPVDLNMAFAQQGSPAASPTPTLATMGTLAPAHMLGSPYGAMPLSGLLGVKSVPFLTLSGPAPAMAVTAAPSHSTLAAYTAKISSANCIKKPERQKFAPY
- the LOC137909793 gene encoding poly(rC)-binding protein 4-like isoform X2, producing MRLPACHSHITMNCEQDFGEGGLGVTLTLRLLMHGKEVGSIIGKKGETVKRIREESSARVNISEGSCPERIITITGSTDCVFRAFTMITYKLEEDLTALVANGTISCKPPVTLRLVIPASQCGSLIGKGGAKIKEIRESTGAQIQVAGDLLPNSTERVVTISGTQDSVIQCVKLICTVILESPPKGATIPYRPSPSPAAVLIAGNQVFDASEFAAHPMYSVAQSGLDLQQDAVFQAYALQNQYGIPHTELAKLHQLSMQQGLSPIAQPASAIMPGMDSNCQTSQELLIPNDLIGSIIGRQGTKINEIRQMSGAQIKIGSQLDGTSDRHVTIMGTPVSINLAQYLITSCLETAKSTAQATTMAGPVDLNMAFAQQGSPAASPTPTLATMGTLAPAHMLGSPYGAMPLSGLLGVKSVPFLTLSGPAPAMAVTAAPSHSTLAAYTAKISSANCIKKPERQKFAPY